A DNA window from Ostrea edulis chromosome 5, xbOstEdul1.1, whole genome shotgun sequence contains the following coding sequences:
- the LOC125651283 gene encoding uncharacterized protein LOC125651283 — protein IYKYKGHAQATIEIQASTNTVNLGSEELGVRCSPSGNGVNFISRIEILQQSVTESSFSSILYVEDPPRGSDPVFRNSDLSSRATAEGRAGRPSGAFLALTITRGRVNCNDGGSYKCRLTYTNGTNHSSTVTSSSSRVNLLAEPDSTPPTLTLSPSNIPGTSGNIYLTGTTITVTCQTEVGSPANLIRLCYRSAGITASQTVTNILANVVSPVSQEPSKSCVMTRTVVASFLVTNTAGSFSCEVYNDTRNAQCGQYIKTGGAAYTAQEYPVCNVSTTSTTQKPEVTTTVGAIIEGDNGALAVTDSGGTTLLILGCGLITLSGSLFAASVIICMKARKLRKDAEMTMIQSTYDSVHFQATPTQQYTSLDSLKATNHRPLEKLDSDGYMVPSLENYT, from the exons ATCTACAAATATAAAGGACATGCGCAAGCGACGATTGAAATCCAGGCATCCACCAACACTGTCAATCTTGGGAGTGAGGAACTGGGAGTAAGATGCTCACCGTCAGGAAATGGTGTTAATTTCATCAGCCGGATCGAAATACTACAACAGTCTGTGACCGAGTCTTCGTTTAGTTCGATCCTGTATGTGGAGGATCCGCCTCGAGGAAGTGACCCTGTCTTCAGAAATA GTGATTTGAGCAGTAGAGCGACAGCAGAAGGTCGGGCAGGACGCCCAAGTGGGGCCTTCCTGGCTCTCACTATCACAAGGGGCCGGGTCAACTGTAACGACGGCGGGTCATATAAATGTAGACTGACATATACGAATGGGACTAATCATTCGTCTACTGTCACATCGTCATCTAGTCGTGTCAATTTATTAG CTGAACCAGACTCCACTCCTCCCACTCTTACTCTCAGTCCCTCCAACATCCCAGGAACATCTGGAAACATCTACCTTACAGGAACAACCATCACAGTAACCTGTCAAACTGAAGTTG GTAGTCCAGCGAATCTAATCAGATTATGCTACAGGTCCGCAGGAATAACTGCAAGTCAAACTGTGACAAACATCTTGGCGAATGTCGTCTCCCCTGTATCCCAAGAACCCTCCAAATCCTGTGTCATGACCAGAACTGTCGTGGCCTCATTTCTAGTCACCAACACTGCGGGTTCGTTCTCATGTGAAGTGTATAACGACACCAGAAATGCACAATGTGGACAGTATATAAAGACTGGGGGCGCCGCATATACTGCACAGGAATATCCAG TTTGCAATGTGAGCACCACATCTACAACGCAGAAACCGGAAGTGACGACAACAGTGGGGGCTATTATCGAGGGAGACAACGGGGCTCTGGCTGTCACGGACTCTGGAG GGACCACGCTCCTGATCCTTGGCTGTGGGTTAATCACTTTGTCGGGATCTCTTTTTGCTGCTAGTGTCATAATCTGTATGAAGGCAAGAAAACTCAGAAAGG atgcTGAAATGACCATGATACA GAGTACCTATGATTCTGTGCATTTTCAAGCGACACCAACACAACAGTATACGTCCTTAG ATAGCCTTAAAGCAACGAATCATCGTCCACTGGAAAAACTGGACAGTGATGGGTACATGGTGCCGTCACTAGAAAATTATACATGA